The proteins below are encoded in one region of Chryseobacterium wanjuense:
- the feoB gene encoding ferrous iron transport protein B, which produces MQENKKKQVLLVGNPNVGKSTVFNALCNKKQKTGNYAGVTVASHSGNYTFKNEEVEVIDLPGSYSIYPSSEDEAIFSKFLIDEQKNYAGVIYILEALSLKRGLLLFQQIQDLGIPMILVVNQIDQAERRGITIDIEKFSEALGIKIIQTNAKENVGIDAIKEAVLHNQFVKSEKISFETPNEHKDFIQKVASHKGIDNEYKAWMSLSLGTDLGRIETVMELMNEPDSKSLVPKRLQVQETVRRYQHVDKILSNVISKKPQFKELLTEKLDKVLVHKFWGYAVFLMILLIIFQSVFFLAEYPMNWIDDLFSWLATFTAEHLPEGPINSLISNGIIPGIGGIVVFAPQIGILLYFLYLLEDSGYMARVVFLMDRLLRPFGLNGKSIVPLVSGTACAIPAVISTRNIENLKERLLTILVTPFMTCSARLPVYSIIIGLIISDGTFLGIKYKALVLMGMYLLGFIVALLSASILKKFIKSKGKTYLVMDLPTYKKPLFGYDFKMVLGKVWEFITGAGKIIFIVSIIIWFLSYFGPKQKPDQFVAANVELDHSYLAKMGKGIEPVIAPLGYDWKMGVGILTSFVAREVFVGTMSTLYSLEDDAPEVKVIDKMRRDVKPNGEKVFSFATGVSVLLFYAFAMQCVSTLAVVYRETKSWRWTGLQVAMMTGLAYFVSMIAYQILK; this is translated from the coding sequence ATGCAGGAAAATAAGAAAAAGCAGGTACTTTTAGTCGGAAATCCTAATGTCGGAAAGTCTACGGTTTTTAATGCACTTTGCAACAAAAAACAAAAGACCGGAAATTATGCAGGAGTTACAGTGGCGAGTCATTCCGGAAACTATACTTTTAAGAATGAGGAAGTTGAGGTGATCGACTTACCCGGTTCGTACAGTATTTATCCAAGTTCGGAGGATGAGGCTATTTTTTCCAAATTTCTTATTGATGAGCAGAAAAACTATGCAGGAGTTATTTATATTCTTGAAGCTTTAAGCTTAAAAAGAGGTCTTCTTCTGTTTCAGCAGATCCAGGATCTGGGAATTCCTATGATTTTAGTGGTCAATCAAATCGATCAGGCAGAAAGAAGGGGAATTACTATCGATATTGAAAAATTTTCCGAAGCTTTAGGTATTAAAATCATTCAGACCAACGCAAAAGAAAATGTTGGGATTGATGCCATTAAAGAAGCTGTTTTACACAATCAGTTCGTAAAATCAGAAAAAATTTCGTTTGAAACACCGAACGAGCATAAAGATTTTATCCAGAAAGTGGCTTCCCACAAAGGAATTGATAACGAATACAAAGCGTGGATGAGCCTTTCTTTGGGAACAGACCTCGGAAGAATAGAAACTGTAATGGAGCTTATGAATGAGCCGGATTCTAAAAGTTTGGTTCCGAAACGGTTACAGGTTCAGGAAACGGTAAGGAGATATCAGCATGTAGATAAGATTTTATCGAATGTTATTTCCAAAAAACCTCAGTTTAAAGAATTATTAACTGAGAAATTAGACAAAGTTTTAGTTCATAAATTCTGGGGATACGCTGTTTTCCTGATGATTTTATTAATCATTTTCCAGAGTGTTTTCTTTTTGGCAGAATATCCGATGAACTGGATCGACGATTTGTTCTCTTGGTTAGCAACATTTACCGCAGAACATTTACCGGAAGGACCGATTAATTCACTCATTTCGAACGGAATTATTCCGGGAATAGGAGGAATCGTAGTTTTTGCACCACAGATCGGAATTTTGCTGTACTTTCTGTATTTGCTGGAAGATTCGGGATATATGGCGAGAGTGGTTTTCCTGATGGACAGGCTTTTAAGACCTTTCGGATTAAACGGGAAAAGTATTGTTCCGTTGGTTTCAGGGACTGCTTGTGCCATTCCGGCGGTCATTTCAACAAGAAATATTGAAAATTTAAAGGAAAGATTGTTGACGATTTTAGTGACACCTTTCATGACATGTTCTGCGAGACTTCCGGTGTACAGTATCATCATCGGATTGATCATTTCAGACGGAACATTTTTAGGAATAAAATATAAAGCGCTGGTGTTGATGGGGATGTATCTGCTTGGTTTTATAGTAGCACTGCTTTCTGCGTCAATTCTTAAAAAATTTATTAAAAGTAAAGGTAAAACCTATCTTGTAATGGATTTACCAACTTACAAAAAACCGCTTTTTGGCTATGATTTCAAAATGGTTTTGGGTAAAGTCTGGGAATTTATCACGGGAGCAGGGAAGATTATTTTCATTGTAAGCATCATTATATGGTTCTTGAGTTATTTCGGGCCAAAACAGAAACCGGATCAGTTCGTTGCTGCCAATGTAGAGCTGGATCATTCTTATCTGGCAAAAATGGGGAAAGGAATCGAACCTGTAATTGCTCCTCTCGGATACGATTGGAAAATGGGAGTTGGTATTCTGACAAGTTTCGTGGCGAGAGAAGTTTTCGTAGGAACGATGTCTACACTATACAGTCTGGAAGATGATGCCCCGGAAGTGAAAGTAATCGATAAAATGAGACGCGATGTAAAACCGAACGGCGAAAAAGTGTTCAGTTTTGCGACAGGGGTTTCAGTACTTTTATTTTATGCATTTGCAATGCAGTGTGTTTCTACACTTGCAGTAGTCTACAGAGAAACCAAAAGCTGGAGATGGACCGGCTTACAGGTAGCGATGATGACAGGTTTGGCATATTTTGTGTCGATGATAGCTTATCAGATTTTAAAATAA
- a CDS encoding DUF4421 family protein: protein MRIYFLIIAFLCTKINAQIDTAKITSYEHQVMVRVNFDTNLEDFVFNSKSEGIEEVIKISVNNKIKTSLSLDYRIISASVSFAPNFIPGNNQNELKGKSSYTNLEFRFFPKSFIQEVYYKNVKGFYIRNTEDFIPRWRRKIDPYIQFPDLRVQSFGGLTSYVFNKDFSLKGIYTQREWQKVSKGSLVAAIDYDLTIFSNQMDEYESKEQQYTLGLNLGYYYNWVISKKVSIAPYTWLGSGGKWGVSQGTFSDGTKDEKETYRSLTFRWGSGIHIGYNSDRFLYGTKIDVTSHNYRIDSESRVRNNNIYGLIYVGYRFAPPKAVSENYDKIQKKIPIL, encoded by the coding sequence ATGAGAATATATTTTCTGATAATCGCATTTTTGTGTACTAAAATTAATGCACAAATAGATACGGCAAAAATTACATCATACGAGCATCAGGTCATGGTGCGTGTCAACTTTGATACAAACCTGGAAGATTTTGTATTCAATTCTAAAAGTGAAGGAATTGAGGAAGTAATCAAAATTTCCGTAAATAATAAGATAAAAACTTCCTTAAGTCTTGATTATAGAATAATAAGTGCCAGTGTCTCGTTTGCGCCGAATTTTATTCCCGGGAATAATCAAAATGAATTGAAGGGAAAAAGTTCTTATACCAATTTAGAGTTCAGGTTTTTTCCTAAAAGTTTTATCCAGGAAGTTTATTATAAAAATGTAAAAGGATTTTATATAAGAAATACAGAAGATTTTATACCCAGATGGAGAAGAAAAATAGATCCTTATATACAGTTTCCGGATCTTAGGGTTCAAAGTTTTGGAGGACTGACTTCATATGTTTTTAATAAAGATTTTTCATTAAAAGGAATTTACACCCAGAGAGAATGGCAGAAAGTAAGCAAAGGAAGCTTGGTTGCAGCGATCGATTATGATCTTACGATTTTTTCTAATCAGATGGATGAATATGAAAGCAAGGAGCAGCAATATACTCTCGGGCTGAATTTAGGATATTATTACAACTGGGTGATCTCCAAAAAAGTAAGCATCGCACCTTACACCTGGCTGGGAAGCGGAGGAAAATGGGGTGTTTCACAAGGAACATTCTCAGACGGTACAAAAGACGAAAAAGAAACATACCGTTCCCTTACTTTCAGATGGGGCAGCGGAATTCATATCGGATACAATTCCGACCGGTTTTTATATGGCACAAAAATAGATGTTACCTCGCACAATTATAGGATTGATTCCGAATCAAGAGTAAGAAACAACAATATCTATGGCTTGATCTATGTCGGATATCGTTTTGCACCGCCAAAAGCAGTGAGCGAAAATTATGATAAAATTCAGAAAAAAATACCGATCCTATAA
- the glmM gene encoding phosphoglucosamine mutase: MSLIKSISGIRGTIGGKVNDNLTPLDVVKFASAFGTWLQNQKNKKDLTLVIGRDARISGQMVSSLVTATLQGLGINVVDLGLSTTPTVEVMVPELNADGGIILTASHNPKQWNALKLLNDKGEFISGENGAEVLALAESEDFNYAEVDDLGKYETRDDVFDIHIQQILDLPMVDVEAIKAKNFKVVLDAVNSTGGIAIPMLLDKLGCETVKLYCEPTGHFPHNPEPLKEHLGDICELVKKENADLGIVVDPDVDRLALIDEKGEMFGEEYTLVAVADYLLKNKNGVAISNLSSSRALRDVAQTHNSEYFASAVGEVNVVTLMKEKNAVIGGEGNGGIIYPDLHYGRDSLVGVALFLTHLAKENKTVSELRAGYPSYFMGKKKIELTPEINVDDILTKMEKEYQNEEVSTVDGVKIDFENNWVHLRKSNTEPIIRIYTEAKSQEEADTLGDEMIAKINSLI; encoded by the coding sequence ATGTCGTTAATCAAATCTATTTCAGGGATCAGAGGAACAATCGGTGGAAAAGTAAACGATAATCTGACGCCGCTGGATGTGGTAAAGTTTGCTTCAGCATTCGGAACCTGGCTTCAGAATCAGAAGAATAAAAAAGATTTAACTCTTGTTATCGGAAGAGATGCAAGAATTTCCGGACAAATGGTTTCCTCTTTGGTTACGGCGACATTACAAGGTCTGGGTATCAATGTAGTTGATCTGGGACTTTCCACAACGCCGACTGTTGAGGTAATGGTTCCGGAACTGAATGCGGACGGAGGAATTATCCTTACCGCTTCCCACAACCCGAAACAATGGAACGCCCTTAAATTATTGAATGATAAAGGAGAATTTATCAGTGGGGAAAACGGGGCCGAAGTTTTGGCTTTGGCTGAAAGTGAAGACTTCAATTATGCAGAGGTAGATGATTTGGGAAAATATGAAACAAGGGATGATGTTTTTGATATTCATATTCAGCAGATTCTTGACCTGCCGATGGTGGATGTTGAAGCTATTAAAGCTAAAAATTTCAAAGTGGTTCTGGATGCCGTAAATTCTACGGGAGGGATCGCAATTCCGATGTTGTTGGACAAACTTGGTTGTGAAACAGTAAAATTATATTGCGAGCCGACAGGGCATTTCCCTCACAATCCTGAACCGTTGAAGGAACATTTGGGAGACATCTGCGAATTGGTAAAAAAGGAAAATGCAGACCTGGGAATCGTAGTAGATCCGGATGTAGACAGATTAGCCTTAATCGATGAGAAAGGTGAAATGTTCGGGGAAGAATACACCCTGGTTGCTGTTGCAGATTATTTATTGAAAAATAAAAACGGAGTGGCAATTTCCAATCTTTCTTCTAGCCGTGCATTAAGAGATGTAGCACAGACTCACAACTCAGAATATTTTGCAAGTGCTGTGGGAGAGGTAAATGTTGTTACTTTAATGAAAGAGAAAAATGCAGTGATCGGAGGAGAAGGAAATGGAGGAATTATCTACCCTGATCTGCACTACGGAAGAGATTCTTTGGTAGGAGTGGCGTTATTTTTAACTCATTTGGCGAAGGAAAACAAAACTGTTTCTGAACTGAGAGCAGGATATCCGAGCTATTTTATGGGTAAAAAGAAAATTGAACTGACTCCGGAGATCAATGTGGATGATATTTTAACTAAAATGGAAAAAGAATATCAAAATGAAGAGGTGTCTACAGTAGACGGAGTAAAAATAGATTTTGAAAATAATTGGGTTCATCTTAGAAAATCTAATACAGAGCCGATTATCAGGATTTATACAGAGGCCAAATCTCAGGAAGAAGCCGATACGTTAGGTGATGAAATGATAGCTAAAATCAATAGTCTGATCTAA
- a CDS encoding tetratricopeptide repeat protein gives MEEYFGNELVKKFEEMMENNDEFYFDTEELEDIIIYYLELGDFNYADTAVNYGLKLHPNSLDIKIKKLEILLEWEDYNTAKELIDELKGSSMENTDFLVCYAKYYSNLGNPRKSIEICKKALELKEEENFLHNFIADEYVNLGDPFNALKHYKKALKEDPTDEYALENCMVCFSDLNKSEEAIAFLNEYLDEFAYSEVAWLEYGQYYFNRKNYEEAIKGYDYLLAINSSSVGVYANKAACYEALGQYKKAIEVYEEMLELEYTKAFTFYKIGLCYKALKQPIVALNAFQKSLREDPQFYLAMMEQSYLYEEMGGMTEALHFAKEATQLNENNLDYQKRLAFLFIDSGKFEESLSCLKKLVDVEPSRFYNWYAYSEVLMLLGEYEEAIIILNKALKAHHRAELYYQLSNCYFNLKDQENGIESLKKALELDPSLVTDMQKKYPFIKDEVKKVKAKVKKKNS, from the coding sequence TTGGAAGAGTATTTTGGAAATGAACTTGTAAAAAAGTTCGAAGAAATGATGGAAAATAATGATGAATTCTACTTTGATACAGAAGAGTTGGAAGACATTATTATTTATTATTTGGAGCTGGGAGATTTTAATTATGCAGATACAGCTGTGAATTACGGTCTGAAGCTTCACCCCAATTCCTTAGATATCAAGATCAAAAAACTTGAAATTCTTCTGGAGTGGGAAGATTATAATACGGCAAAAGAGCTTATCGACGAGTTGAAGGGTTCATCTATGGAAAACACAGACTTTTTGGTTTGCTATGCGAAGTATTATTCGAACTTAGGAAATCCTAGAAAATCCATTGAAATTTGCAAAAAAGCTTTGGAACTGAAAGAAGAAGAAAACTTCCTTCACAACTTCATTGCCGATGAATATGTGAATCTCGGAGATCCTTTTAACGCTCTTAAACATTATAAAAAAGCTTTAAAAGAAGACCCTACCGACGAATATGCGTTGGAAAACTGTATGGTCTGCTTCAGCGATTTGAATAAGAGTGAGGAGGCTATTGCCTTTCTTAATGAATATTTAGACGAATTTGCCTATTCTGAAGTGGCATGGCTGGAATACGGGCAGTATTATTTCAACAGAAAAAACTACGAGGAAGCGATAAAGGGTTACGACTATTTATTGGCGATCAACTCTAGTTCTGTTGGGGTTTATGCCAATAAAGCGGCTTGCTATGAAGCATTAGGTCAATATAAAAAAGCCATCGAAGTCTACGAAGAAATGCTCGAGTTGGAATATACAAAAGCATTTACATTTTATAAAATCGGACTTTGCTATAAAGCTTTAAAACAGCCTATTGTCGCTTTAAATGCTTTCCAGAAATCGTTGAGAGAAGACCCTCAGTTTTATCTTGCGATGATGGAACAGTCTTATCTTTACGAAGAAATGGGCGGCATGACAGAAGCCTTACACTTCGCCAAAGAAGCCACTCAGCTGAATGAAAACAATCTTGATTATCAGAAAAGATTAGCTTTTTTATTCATCGATTCGGGGAAGTTTGAAGAAAGTCTTTCCTGCCTGAAAAAACTGGTAGACGTAGAGCCGTCAAGATTCTACAATTGGTATGCTTACTCGGAAGTATTAATGCTTTTGGGCGAATATGAAGAAGCAATTATTATTTTAAATAAAGCTTTAAAAGCGCATCACAGAGCAGAATTGTATTATCAGCTAAGCAACTGCTATTTCAACCTGAAAGATCAGGAAAACGGCATTGAATCACTTAAAAAGGCTTTGGAATTAGATCCTTCTTTGGTTACGGATATGCAGAAAAAATATCCTTTCATTAAAGATGAGGTGAAGAAAGTGAAGGCGAAAGTTAAAAAGAAGAACTCATAG
- a CDS encoding DMT family transporter codes for MNADKEKWILLIILSIIWGSSFILIKKSLEHFTPYQVGALRVLIAGIILMPIAISKYKLFPKKHLKWLLLAAFTGNFIPMFLFPIAETEVSSSIAGIINSMMPIFVIIVGALIWKFQTTKPQIVGTLISFTGVCLLAFGGDGEGGKFKLIPILLLLLATLCYAVSTTTVKSKLMEVSSTVLSAFVFAFVLFLPSLIALIFTGFFSTFSLDENNLTGLMFVSLLSIFGTGLAMMMNYRLLKVSSPLFASTVTLLMPIVAIVWGFLDGDRLSVMQFVGAGIIIAGLIFLRTKPNVIKK; via the coding sequence ATGAACGCAGATAAAGAAAAATGGATTCTTCTGATCATCCTGAGCATCATTTGGGGATCATCTTTTATTTTAATAAAAAAATCTCTAGAACATTTCACTCCGTACCAGGTTGGAGCTTTGAGGGTTTTGATTGCCGGAATTATTTTAATGCCGATTGCGATTTCGAAGTATAAATTATTTCCGAAAAAACACCTGAAATGGCTTTTACTGGCTGCTTTTACAGGAAACTTTATCCCGATGTTCCTATTTCCGATTGCGGAAACCGAGGTAAGCAGCAGTATTGCAGGAATCATCAACTCTATGATGCCTATTTTCGTCATTATTGTCGGTGCGTTGATCTGGAAATTTCAGACAACAAAACCGCAAATTGTGGGCACTTTAATAAGCTTCACGGGAGTTTGTTTACTGGCTTTCGGTGGCGATGGAGAAGGTGGAAAATTTAAACTGATTCCTATTTTATTGTTATTATTGGCCACTTTATGCTATGCGGTAAGTACAACAACGGTAAAATCTAAATTAATGGAAGTTTCCTCTACCGTTTTGTCGGCTTTTGTTTTTGCCTTTGTTTTATTTCTTCCTTCGTTAATTGCATTAATCTTTACAGGATTCTTTTCAACCTTTAGTTTGGATGAAAATAATTTAACAGGATTGATGTTTGTAAGTTTATTATCCATTTTCGGAACCGGTTTGGCGATGATGATGAATTACCGTTTGCTGAAGGTTTCTTCACCCCTTTTTGCCTCAACAGTAACTTTGCTGATGCCTATTGTAGCTATTGTCTGGGGATTTCTGGACGGAGACAGACTGAGTGTGATGCAATTTGTCGGTGCCGGAATTATTATTGCCGGATTGATCTTTTTAAGAACAAAACCGAACGTCATAAAAAAATAA
- the aat gene encoding leucyl/phenylalanyl-tRNA--protein transferase codes for MVRLDENEISFPDPEIYDGHEGLIAFGGDLSIERIWFAYQLGIFPWYNPGEEILWWCPDPRFVLFPDELKVSKSMRKILHQNVFSFTENQNFRGVIKNCQQISRKGQTGTWLSDELMETFITLHEFGLAKSIEVWQNEELVGGFYGLQIGNVFCGESMFAKVSNASKAGFIHFVETHKNDIELIDCQSHTSHLESLGARMISKKEFLKILHKNNERR; via the coding sequence ATGGTTCGACTAGACGAAAATGAAATTTCATTCCCCGATCCTGAAATTTATGATGGCCACGAAGGGCTCATTGCCTTTGGCGGCGACCTGTCGATAGAGAGAATTTGGTTTGCCTACCAGCTGGGGATTTTCCCATGGTACAATCCGGGAGAGGAAATTCTTTGGTGGTGTCCCGATCCGAGGTTTGTTTTGTTTCCTGACGAGTTGAAGGTTTCAAAATCTATGCGGAAAATTTTGCATCAAAATGTTTTTAGTTTTACTGAAAATCAGAATTTCAGGGGAGTGATCAAAAATTGTCAGCAAATCAGCAGAAAAGGGCAGACCGGAACCTGGCTTTCGGATGAACTGATGGAAACTTTCATTACACTTCATGAATTTGGCCTGGCAAAAAGCATAGAAGTCTGGCAGAATGAAGAGCTTGTGGGCGGATTTTACGGACTTCAGATCGGAAATGTTTTCTGCGGAGAAAGTATGTTTGCCAAAGTAAGCAATGCTTCCAAAGCCGGATTTATTCATTTTGTTGAAACCCATAAAAATGACATCGAACTCATTGACTGCCAATCTCATACCTCCCATCTTGAAAGCTTGGGGGCAAGGATGATTTCCAAAAAAGAATTTTTAAAAATTTTACACAAAAATAATGAACGCAGATAA
- a CDS encoding DUF3127 domain-containing protein produces MELQGTVKKLFETQTFASGFQKRELVILTQEQYPQPINIEFLSDKINLLDNLSEGENVKIGINIRGREWVSPQGETKYFNSITGWRVEKVLDNGSEPTQAAPSQSASPVSNENPFAGDDDDDLPF; encoded by the coding sequence ATGGAATTACAAGGAACGGTAAAGAAACTTTTTGAAACTCAAACATTTGCAAGCGGATTTCAGAAAAGAGAATTGGTTATTCTTACTCAGGAGCAGTATCCGCAACCGATCAACATAGAATTTTTGTCTGATAAGATCAATTTATTGGATAATCTTTCAGAAGGAGAAAATGTGAAAATAGGAATCAATATCAGAGGTAGAGAATGGGTATCTCCTCAGGGCGAAACAAAATACTTCAACTCTATTACAGGGTGGAGAGTAGAAAAAGTTTTGGACAACGGATCTGAACCTACACAGGCTGCACCTTCTCAATCTGCATCTCCTGTTTCGAATGAAAACCCGTTTGCCGGAGACGACGATGATGATTTGCCTTTTTAA
- a CDS encoding GNAT family N-acetyltransferase, producing the protein MEVKRDLEELEKILKTEFKINKTMNDSSNEVKIIDYSPEYQQDFRNLNEEWINKFFKMEESDYKMLDHPEEYILNKGGHIVFALLDNEVVGTCALIKSSEDPLKFELAKMAVSPKAQGKKIGYLIGQSLLEKAKKANAKEVFLETNSSLIPAIKLYEKLGFQHICVTDSPYERCDTKMKLEF; encoded by the coding sequence ATGGAAGTGAAAAGAGACCTTGAAGAATTGGAAAAAATTTTAAAAACAGAATTTAAAATCAATAAAACAATGAATGACAGCAGCAATGAGGTAAAAATAATCGATTATTCTCCAGAATACCAGCAGGATTTCAGAAATTTAAATGAAGAATGGATCAACAAGTTTTTCAAAATGGAGGAAAGTGATTATAAAATGCTCGATCATCCCGAAGAATATATTTTAAATAAAGGAGGCCATATCGTTTTTGCTCTTCTCGATAATGAAGTGGTAGGAACCTGTGCACTTATAAAATCGTCGGAAGATCCGTTAAAATTTGAATTGGCAAAAATGGCGGTAAGTCCAAAGGCGCAGGGAAAAAAAATCGGTTATTTAATTGGACAAAGCTTGCTTGAAAAAGCAAAAAAAGCCAATGCAAAAGAAGTTTTTCTTGAAACAAATTCTTCTCTGATCCCTGCGATAAAATTGTATGAAAAGTTAGGATTTCAACATATTTGCGTGACAGATTCTCCTTACGAACGCTGCGATACAAAGATGAAGCTTGAATTTTAA
- a CDS encoding response regulator transcription factor, giving the protein MKKIILIEDETSVVSFIKKGLQENGYEVSVAFDGKTGVQLVQSNDFDLVILDIMLPEMNGLDVCKEIRKTNQYVPILFLTALGTSENIVLGLESGGDDYLVKPFKFIELVARVKSLLRRSNNGNHQEIVEPEIDSEHVFQFSDLILNDYTKKVTRAGEEISLTSTEYKLLLYFMNNPEKVISRAEILDAVWGVNYELGTNVVDVYVNYLRKKLDNQDDNKLIHTVIGMGYVLKKP; this is encoded by the coding sequence ATGAAAAAAATTATCCTAATTGAAGACGAAACGAGTGTTGTATCCTTTATTAAGAAAGGTTTGCAGGAAAACGGATATGAAGTTTCTGTTGCTTTTGACGGGAAAACCGGAGTACAATTGGTACAGTCAAACGACTTCGATCTGGTGATTTTGGATATTATGCTGCCGGAAATGAACGGGTTGGATGTTTGTAAAGAAATCCGGAAAACCAATCAATATGTTCCGATTTTGTTTTTAACGGCATTGGGAACTTCTGAAAATATTGTTCTGGGCTTGGAAAGCGGGGGAGATGATTATTTGGTTAAACCATTCAAATTCATTGAATTAGTGGCTCGTGTGAAGTCTTTACTGAGACGAAGCAATAACGGAAATCATCAGGAAATCGTTGAGCCTGAGATTGATAGTGAGCACGTTTTTCAGTTTTCAGATTTAATTTTAAATGATTATACCAAGAAAGTTACCCGCGCCGGCGAAGAAATTTCACTCACGTCCACAGAATACAAATTACTTTTATATTTCATGAATAACCCCGAAAAAGTAATCTCCAGAGCAGAAATTCTGGATGCGGTTTGGGGAGTAAACTACGAACTGGGAACCAATGTTGTGGATGTTTACGTTAATTATTTAAGAAAAAAATTAGATAACCAAGATGATAATAAGTTGATTCACACGGTGATAGGGATGGGGTATGTATTGAAAAAACCTTAA
- a CDS encoding sensor histidine kinase has translation MFNRVVTNQTKTMVLLMLVFTAIILLFSGLVYFSIVNFSHQRFYELLKIRTTTIIQIEKSKDDLDLPENYILNGLNDEELPMERDYVFAIPTDSNFNKISQEVHIPSYFFKSIVKNGEANYNDKEFYYIGQTFKYDDKDYIAIASAKNHYVVYYLGFLKRTLITCIVLSLFFSMIFSFYLSKTLFKPILKITGKVKEISSENLHLRLESQPDNKELNELVDTFNDMLNRIETSFETQNHLIGNVSHELRTPLTSIMGEADVALSISRTNEEYKETLGIILDEAEKLDKKIKALLMIAQTGFDGKIQKMDKVRIDQLLWDVIETLRRIDSRNNIYLDISMLPENPKKLKVQGNEQLLHLAVTNIIQNGCKYSNFQQVKVSLGATDTDVYIIVKDNGIGIPEEEMNKIYDPFFRASNTKNYEGYGIGLPLARNIVRMHHGELIVSSHENQGTTVQLRFPNFYSTQQEII, from the coding sequence ATGTTTAATAGAGTTGTCACAAATCAGACCAAAACGATGGTGCTTCTGATGTTGGTTTTTACCGCCATCATATTGCTGTTCAGTGGATTGGTGTATTTTTCCATTGTCAACTTTTCTCATCAGAGGTTTTATGAATTGCTTAAAATCCGGACGACCACCATCATCCAGATTGAAAAAAGTAAAGATGATCTCGACCTTCCCGAAAATTATATTTTAAACGGATTGAACGACGAGGAACTTCCAATGGAGCGGGACTATGTTTTTGCTATTCCGACGGATTCCAATTTCAATAAAATTTCGCAGGAAGTTCATATTCCGAGCTATTTTTTCAAAAGTATAGTTAAAAACGGGGAAGCAAATTATAACGATAAAGAATTTTACTACATCGGGCAGACTTTTAAATACGACGATAAAGATTACATTGCCATAGCTTCCGCCAAAAATCATTATGTGGTTTATTATTTGGGCTTCTTGAAGCGAACTTTAATTACCTGTATCGTACTTTCGTTGTTTTTTAGTATGATTTTCTCTTTTTATCTGTCTAAAACTTTATTTAAACCTATTTTAAAAATAACGGGAAAAGTAAAGGAAATCAGCTCCGAAAACCTTCATTTAAGACTGGAATCTCAGCCGGATAATAAAGAATTAAACGAATTGGTTGATACTTTTAACGATATGCTCAACCGTATCGAAACGTCTTTTGAAACCCAGAATCACCTGATCGGAAATGTGTCGCATGAATTGAGAACGCCTCTCACCTCAATCATGGGTGAGGCCGACGTTGCCCTCTCCATCAGCAGAACCAATGAAGAATACAAGGAAACGCTGGGAATTATCCTCGACGAAGCTGAAAAATTAGACAAAAAAATCAAGGCTTTATTAATGATCGCTCAAACCGGCTTCGACGGCAAGATCCAGAAAATGGATAAAGTACGTATCGATCAGTTGCTTTGGGATGTCATCGAAACATTAAGAAGAATAGATTCAAGAAATAATATCTATCTGGATATAAGCATGTTGCCGGAGAATCCGAAAAAACTGAAAGTGCAGGGTAACGAACAATTACTGCATCTCGCGGTTACCAATATTATTCAAAACGGGTGTAAATATTCTAATTTTCAACAGGTGAAAGTTTCGTTAGGAGCAACAGATACAGACGTTTACATCATCGTAAAAGACAACGGTATCGGAATTCCCGAGGAAGAAATGAATAAAATCTACGATCCGTTTTTCCGGGCATCCAATACGAAAAACTATGAAGGCTACGGAATCGGACTTCCATTGGCAAGAAATATCGTAAGAATGCACCACGGCGAATTGATCGTAAGTTCTCACGAAAACCAGGGAACAACGGTGCAGCTGCGTTTCCCGAATTTTTACAGTACACAACAGGAAATTATTTAA